From a single Actinomyces viscosus genomic region:
- a CDS encoding IS110 family RNA-guided transposase, whose translation MDIEDIDVFIGIDVGKSEHWATALSRDGQKVLDRALPNDEDRLREVYQRLQAKGQVLVVVDQPATIGALAVAVAQDMGITVGYLPGLSMRRIADLTPGSAKTDAKDAAVIAGAARTMPHTLRAVSASEEEAAALSMLTGFDLDLARQVNQTANRIRGLYTQIHPALEAVVGPWLEHDAVLEVVAAWPTPADLKRAGKARIDARLKKHGCRRHATWAGQIVSALEHQTVVVAGTDAAAVVLPHLARQLISLHAQRADVAAQVETLVQAHPLYQVLTSMPGIGVRTAAVFLAETLGKTFDAGAQLASYAGLAPVTRRSGSSIRGEHVSHGGNKRLKRAMFLSAFASLRSDPVSRAYYQRKRNQGKRHNQAVLALAHRRILTLHAMIRNGALYDPQPATKLPTAA comes from the coding sequence ATGGATATCGAGGACATCGACGTCTTCATCGGCATCGACGTCGGCAAGAGCGAGCACTGGGCCACGGCCCTGAGCCGGGACGGGCAGAAGGTCCTCGACAGGGCCCTGCCCAACGACGAGGACCGGCTGCGTGAGGTCTACCAGCGCCTGCAGGCAAAGGGGCAGGTGCTGGTGGTGGTCGACCAGCCCGCCACCATCGGGGCCCTGGCGGTGGCGGTGGCTCAGGACATGGGCATCACCGTGGGCTACCTGCCCGGGCTGTCGATGCGCCGCATCGCTGACCTGACGCCGGGCAGCGCCAAGACCGACGCCAAGGACGCTGCCGTCATCGCCGGCGCAGCCAGGACCATGCCTCACACCCTGAGAGCCGTCAGCGCCTCGGAGGAAGAGGCTGCGGCGCTGAGCATGCTGACTGGCTTCGACCTGGACCTGGCCCGCCAGGTCAACCAGACCGCAAACCGGATCCGGGGCCTGTACACCCAGATCCACCCCGCCCTCGAGGCCGTGGTGGGGCCCTGGCTGGAGCACGACGCCGTCTTGGAGGTCGTCGCCGCCTGGCCCACTCCAGCCGATCTGAAGCGAGCGGGCAAGGCAAGGATTGACGCCAGGCTCAAGAAGCACGGGTGCAGGCGGCACGCCACCTGGGCCGGCCAGATCGTCTCGGCCCTGGAGCACCAGACCGTGGTGGTCGCCGGCACCGACGCCGCCGCAGTGGTGCTGCCCCACCTGGCTAGGCAGCTCATCTCCCTGCACGCTCAGCGGGCCGATGTCGCAGCCCAGGTCGAGACCCTGGTGCAGGCCCACCCTCTTTACCAGGTCCTGACCTCCATGCCCGGGATCGGGGTCAGGACCGCAGCCGTCTTCCTGGCCGAGACCCTGGGCAAGACCTTCGACGCCGGAGCCCAGCTGGCCTCCTACGCCGGGCTCGCTCCTGTCACACGTCGCTCCGGCTCATCGATCCGTGGTGAGCACGTCTCCCACGGCGGCAACAAGAGGCTCAAGCGCGCCATGTTCCTGTCCGCCTTCGCCTCACTGCGCTCCGACCCCGTCTCCCGGGCCTACTACCAGCGCAAACGCAACCAGGGCAAACGCCATAACCAGGCCGTCCTCGCCCTGGCCCACCGCCGCATCCTGACCCTGCACGCCATGATCCGCAACGGCGCACTCTACGACCCCCAACCAGCCACGAAACTACCCACCGCCGCTTGA
- the rsfS gene encoding ribosome silencing factor has product MPATEHAISLTAAAARAAADKKAEHLTAIDVSERLGLTDVFLLASGSNDRHVHAIVDAVDEAMHRAGARRRTREGFADAHWVLVDYGDVVVHVLQDEDREFYSLERLWKDCPAIELPEDLTQSGSREGDEESGQGDGAS; this is encoded by the coding sequence GTGCCCGCCACCGAACACGCCATCAGTCTTACTGCTGCCGCCGCTCGTGCAGCGGCTGACAAGAAGGCTGAGCACCTCACCGCTATTGACGTCTCCGAGCGACTCGGCCTGACCGACGTCTTCCTGCTGGCCTCCGGCTCGAATGACCGTCACGTTCACGCCATCGTCGACGCGGTCGACGAGGCCATGCACCGTGCCGGTGCCAGGCGGCGGACTCGTGAGGGCTTCGCCGATGCCCACTGGGTGCTGGTGGACTACGGCGACGTCGTCGTCCACGTCCTGCAGGACGAGGACCGGGAGTTCTACTCGCTGGAGCGTCTGTGGAAGGACTGCCCCGCCATCGAACTGCCGGAGGACCTGACGCAGTCCGGCAGCCGGGAGGGCGACGAGGAGAGCGGGCAGGGGGATGGCGCGTCATGA
- a CDS encoding metal-dependent transcriptional regulator — protein MVGDSTVTQDYLKVVWAACEWDGAGASITGLAKRMEVAPSTASENVARLVEEGLLVHEPYKAVTLSEEGRRRAMGMIRRHRILETYLVTQLGFGWDEVHAEAEELEHAVSERLLERLDAVLGHPTRDPHGDPIPTADGWLIIPDLVRLETRPVGSDGVVGRIQDDTETLRRLRRAGIGLDSRVRIRDRGTVAPAVEGGKRRRATVIALLDPEASRVAVPGESPEAIIPDGSLWLLA, from the coding sequence GTGGTGGGGGACTCGACCGTTACGCAAGACTACCTCAAGGTCGTGTGGGCGGCTTGTGAGTGGGACGGGGCGGGTGCCTCCATCACCGGCCTGGCCAAGCGCATGGAGGTGGCGCCCTCGACCGCCTCGGAGAACGTGGCGCGCCTGGTGGAGGAGGGGCTGCTCGTCCACGAGCCCTACAAGGCCGTCACCCTCTCCGAGGAGGGGCGACGCCGAGCCATGGGCATGATTCGTCGTCACCGCATCCTGGAGACCTACCTGGTCACCCAGCTCGGCTTCGGCTGGGACGAGGTCCATGCCGAGGCCGAGGAGCTCGAGCACGCCGTCTCCGAGCGGTTGCTGGAGCGGCTCGACGCCGTCCTGGGGCACCCCACCCGCGACCCGCACGGGGACCCGATCCCCACCGCGGACGGCTGGCTCATCATTCCCGACCTGGTGCGCCTGGAGACCCGTCCGGTGGGCTCCGACGGCGTCGTCGGGCGGATCCAGGACGACACCGAGACGCTGCGTCGCCTCAGGCGGGCCGGTATCGGACTGGACAGCCGGGTGCGCATCCGCGACCGGGGAACCGTGGCGCCGGCCGTGGAAGGCGGCAAGCGGAGGCGGGCCACCGTCATCGCCCTCCTGGACCCGGAGGCCTCACGCGTTGCGGTGCCCGGGGAGTCGCCGGAGGCGATCATCCCCGACGGTTCCCTGTGGCTGCTGGCCTGA
- a CDS encoding DUF1540 domain-containing protein: MSVTQIASCTTTSCAFNNGGCTAFAITVGGDNGAPACDTFISLDARGGLPVAEGHVGACQRLECVHNKDLMCTAEAVSVGGDTASCKTYEVR, from the coding sequence ATGTCCGTCACCCAGATCGCCTCCTGCACCACCACCTCCTGCGCCTTCAACAACGGGGGCTGCACCGCCTTCGCCATCACCGTCGGTGGTGACAACGGCGCACCGGCCTGTGACACCTTCATCAGCCTCGACGCCCGCGGCGGCCTGCCCGTGGCCGAGGGGCACGTGGGTGCCTGCCAGCGCCTCGAGTGCGTCCACAACAAGGACCTCATGTGCACGGCCGAGGCCGTGAGCGTCGGCGGCGACACCGCCTCCTGCAAGACCTACGAGGTTCGCTGA
- a CDS encoding HIT family protein → MSTIFTKIINGEIPGRFVWADEVCVAFATIEPHTDGHVLVVPRVEVDSYIDAPDDVVAHLSVVAKRIGAAQVRVFDAPRAGLVVAGYGVDHLHVHVLPIRSEEDLYFTSARHPEGPELDAAMERLRAGLVEDGWGEFVPARMDSAALA, encoded by the coding sequence ATGAGCACGATTTTCACCAAGATCATCAATGGCGAGATCCCCGGCCGCTTCGTGTGGGCGGACGAGGTCTGCGTCGCCTTCGCCACCATCGAGCCGCACACCGACGGGCACGTCCTGGTGGTTCCTCGCGTCGAGGTCGACTCCTACATTGACGCGCCCGACGACGTGGTGGCGCATCTGTCCGTGGTCGCCAAGCGCATCGGGGCCGCGCAGGTGCGCGTCTTCGATGCGCCTAGGGCCGGGCTCGTCGTGGCGGGCTACGGGGTCGACCACCTGCACGTTCATGTGCTGCCGATCCGCTCCGAGGAGGACTTGTACTTCACCTCTGCCCGCCACCCCGAGGGGCCCGAGCTCGACGCCGCTATGGAGCGTCTGCGGGCTGGTCTCGTCGAGGACGGCTGGGGCGAGTTCGTCCCAGCGAGGATGGACAGCGCCGCGCTCGCGTAG
- a CDS encoding metallophosphoesterase family protein encodes MARTDTGSDADTGADIGPGLADRAADLCSGLLTAARRCGALALTVVLSLRTWWRRRHSGTRTVIGTTAMILASSLVSLLLGLSTATASAPVGPHEATWSTTLDSTVTLDLGPLGTASMESPAGVLGVKVVLGEIPGDPVPDAASTASVGQSLSSDAASYLSLVSHPDLTIRQGLYGLAGDALRRAGVVEAIFLCCVAAWRLAPTKPLRETVRAGASHRWATTVAVSAAVATVASLLVPATRTTTVHGSTLSVLEGTPLAQARFSGRIADVVTAYGPKARSFVETNNDFYAKADTNLRAAWKASEQTDGLVDVTAADGEVDTEDLQARLKAASAKTLVEAAPAPQDEAPQPPEGPGPTATPSASATPSVTAPPVTGARSVPERGRKTAVLTTDLHCNLDVIAFSGVLDQLSGADVHMDDGDLTMTGSDPERVCVDALTQAVPSSTAKIATIGNHDSDATAARLRSQGWTVTDGSVQRVAGISVLGDDDAERTTTAGTKPRGGETTEQIAARLAKVTCGRTPVNVVLIHQPATFDPLMKEGCAPLLLAGHVHAERGMTTAISPQTGRPVTGIISGAGKGGTSLGSVTEDAFLHVMSFDSTGALVAWRAVILHPDASVTVGAWRSVPGIAPGQETATMASTPDPSASASQTAPAETSGEAPADSEEGAESQDAAQPQEGAEPQDQADLSDG; translated from the coding sequence GTGGCACGTACAGACACCGGCTCCGACGCTGACACGGGTGCCGACATCGGTCCCGGCCTCGCCGATCGCGCCGCCGACCTGTGCTCCGGTCTGCTGACGGCCGCCCGCCGCTGCGGCGCCCTGGCCCTCACGGTGGTGCTGTCACTGCGGACCTGGTGGCGCCGACGTCACTCAGGCACCCGCACGGTCATCGGTACGACGGCGATGATCCTGGCCTCCAGCCTGGTCTCCCTCCTCCTGGGACTGTCCACGGCGACGGCCTCGGCACCGGTCGGCCCGCACGAGGCGACCTGGTCGACGACCCTGGACTCCACCGTCACCCTGGACCTCGGGCCACTGGGAACCGCCTCGATGGAATCACCCGCGGGGGTCCTCGGCGTCAAGGTGGTCCTGGGCGAGATCCCCGGCGATCCCGTCCCCGACGCCGCCAGCACCGCCAGCGTGGGACAGTCGTTGTCCTCCGACGCGGCCTCCTACCTCTCGCTCGTCTCCCATCCCGACCTGACGATCCGGCAGGGACTCTACGGCCTGGCGGGGGACGCGCTGCGCCGGGCCGGGGTCGTCGAGGCGATCTTCCTGTGCTGCGTGGCCGCCTGGCGCCTGGCGCCGACGAAGCCTCTGCGGGAGACGGTCCGCGCCGGCGCCTCGCACCGCTGGGCGACGACCGTGGCGGTCTCGGCCGCTGTGGCCACCGTGGCCTCCCTCCTGGTCCCGGCCACGCGCACGACCACTGTCCACGGCTCCACCCTGTCGGTGCTGGAGGGGACCCCGTTGGCCCAGGCCCGCTTCTCGGGACGCATCGCCGACGTCGTCACCGCCTACGGCCCCAAGGCGCGCTCCTTCGTCGAGACCAACAATGACTTCTACGCCAAGGCCGACACCAACCTGCGCGCCGCCTGGAAGGCCTCCGAGCAGACCGACGGCCTGGTGGACGTCACCGCCGCCGACGGAGAGGTGGACACCGAGGACCTTCAGGCCCGGCTCAAGGCGGCCTCCGCGAAGACCCTGGTGGAGGCCGCCCCCGCACCGCAGGATGAGGCTCCCCAACCCCCCGAGGGCCCGGGACCCACCGCAACGCCGTCGGCCTCGGCCACCCCCTCGGTCACGGCGCCGCCGGTGACGGGCGCCCGCTCGGTGCCCGAGCGCGGCCGTAAGACGGCCGTGCTCACCACGGACCTGCACTGCAACCTCGACGTCATCGCCTTCTCCGGGGTCCTCGACCAGCTCTCCGGCGCGGACGTCCACATGGACGACGGGGACCTGACCATGACCGGCTCCGACCCCGAGCGCGTGTGCGTCGACGCCCTGACCCAGGCGGTCCCGAGCTCGACCGCGAAGATCGCCACGATCGGCAACCACGACTCCGACGCCACGGCCGCCCGCCTGCGCTCCCAGGGTTGGACCGTCACCGACGGCTCGGTCCAGAGGGTCGCCGGCATCTCGGTACTCGGAGACGACGACGCCGAGCGCACGACGACGGCCGGCACCAAGCCGCGCGGCGGGGAGACCACCGAGCAGATCGCCGCCCGTCTGGCCAAGGTGACCTGCGGGCGCACACCGGTCAACGTCGTCCTCATCCACCAGCCGGCCACCTTCGACCCGCTCATGAAGGAGGGGTGCGCGCCGCTGCTCCTGGCCGGGCACGTCCACGCCGAGCGCGGGATGACCACGGCGATCAGCCCCCAGACCGGTAGGCCCGTGACCGGCATCATCTCCGGCGCCGGCAAGGGCGGCACCTCGCTGGGCTCCGTGACGGAGGACGCCTTCCTCCACGTGATGTCCTTCGACTCCACCGGCGCACTGGTGGCCTGGCGCGCGGTCATTCTCCACCCCGACGCCTCGGTGACGGTGGGGGCCTGGCGGTCGGTCCCCGGCATCGCCCCGGGCCAGGAGACGGCGACCATGGCCTCGACACCCGACCCGTCGGCATCGGCTTCGCAGACGGCGCCGGCCGAGACGTCAGGGGAGGCGCCGGCCGACTCCGAGGAGGGCGCGGAGAGCCAGGATGCGGCGCAGCCTCAGGAGGGCGCCGAGCCCCAGGACCAGGCCGATCTTTCGGACGGGTAG
- a CDS encoding sodium-dependent transporter has translation MTSKTGESESLQAPPREQWSGQLGFLMAAIGSAIGLGNIWRFPGVAYTNGGGAFIVPYVIALLAAGLPILFLDYALGHRFRGSPPAVFRRMSTRLEWLGWFQVFICFVIMTYYAVVVAWSLRYMFFSFNIAWGDDAGGFFERYIGMDRLGSEVGYSPTLVMGVALPLLFVWAFGLVVTALGVSGGVERANKIFLPLLVLMFAALVVRALMLPGAGEGLNALFTPKWSALLDYKVWMAALGQIFFSLSVGFGVMLTYASYLQRRRSNLVGTGLVAGFANSSFELFAGIGVFATLGFMAHTQGIELSDMKITGPSLSFVTFPTVIAQMPGGALFGVLFFASFAMAGLTSFISIIQVVAAGVGEKLGLTPKVASLVVGIPAAVVSFVLFATSSGLPDLDVVDAFINNIGVVASAIIMCVAVAWVLRRARLLQDHLNAVSESRMVGMWWRVLVGVVVPVLLGYMFLQTLWTYLSEGYDPESYSNGFVMVFGWGMLLLVALCTAVMTLIPWKTPVDEFESLRLEADSPEED, from the coding sequence ATGACCTCCAAGACAGGGGAGAGCGAGTCTCTTCAGGCGCCTCCGCGCGAGCAGTGGAGCGGTCAGCTCGGCTTCCTCATGGCCGCCATCGGCTCGGCGATCGGGCTGGGTAACATCTGGCGCTTCCCGGGGGTGGCCTACACCAACGGCGGGGGCGCCTTCATCGTCCCCTACGTCATCGCGCTGCTGGCGGCGGGGCTGCCGATCCTCTTCCTCGACTACGCCCTGGGCCACCGCTTCCGCGGCTCACCGCCGGCGGTCTTCCGGCGCATGTCCACCAGGCTGGAGTGGCTGGGCTGGTTCCAGGTCTTCATCTGCTTCGTCATCATGACCTACTACGCGGTGGTCGTCGCCTGGTCCCTGCGCTACATGTTCTTCTCCTTCAACATCGCCTGGGGCGACGACGCCGGAGGCTTCTTCGAGCGCTACATCGGCATGGACCGCCTTGGCTCCGAGGTCGGCTACTCACCGACCCTCGTCATGGGCGTGGCCCTTCCGCTGCTGTTCGTGTGGGCCTTCGGCCTGGTGGTCACCGCCCTGGGAGTCAGCGGAGGCGTGGAGAGGGCCAACAAGATCTTCCTGCCGCTGCTGGTCCTCATGTTCGCCGCCCTCGTGGTGCGCGCCCTCATGCTTCCCGGCGCGGGGGAGGGGCTCAACGCCCTGTTCACCCCCAAGTGGTCCGCCCTGCTGGACTACAAGGTGTGGATGGCGGCCCTCGGCCAGATCTTCTTCTCCCTGTCAGTGGGCTTCGGCGTCATGCTCACCTACGCCTCCTACCTCCAGCGCCGTCGCTCCAACCTGGTGGGCACCGGCCTCGTGGCGGGCTTCGCCAACTCCTCCTTCGAGCTGTTCGCCGGCATCGGCGTCTTCGCCACCCTCGGCTTCATGGCGCACACCCAGGGCATCGAGCTGAGCGATATGAAGATCACCGGCCCGTCCCTGTCCTTCGTCACCTTCCCCACGGTCATCGCTCAGATGCCCGGAGGCGCGCTGTTCGGAGTGCTCTTCTTCGCCTCCTTCGCCATGGCGGGACTGACCTCCTTCATCTCCATCATCCAGGTGGTGGCCGCGGGTGTCGGGGAGAAGCTCGGTCTGACTCCGAAGGTGGCCTCGCTCGTCGTCGGCATCCCCGCGGCCGTCGTGTCCTTCGTCCTGTTCGCCACCAGCTCGGGCCTGCCGGACCTCGACGTCGTCGACGCCTTCATCAACAACATCGGGGTGGTGGCCTCGGCCATCATCATGTGCGTGGCGGTGGCCTGGGTCCTGCGGCGCGCCAGGCTCCTCCAGGACCACCTCAACGCCGTCTCCGAGTCGCGGATGGTCGGCATGTGGTGGCGCGTCCTGGTCGGTGTCGTCGTCCCCGTCCTGCTGGGCTACATGTTCCTCCAGACCCTGTGGACCTATCTGTCCGAGGGGTACGACCCGGAGTCGTACTCGAACGGCTTCGTCATGGTCTTCGGCTGGGGGATGCTCCTGCTGGTCGCCCTGTGCACCGCCGTCATGACTCTCATCCCCTGGAAGACCCCGGTGGATGAGTTCGAGTCCCTCAGGCTCGAGGCCGATTCCCCGGAGGAGGACTGA
- a CDS encoding vitamin K epoxide reductase family protein, with protein sequence MSRMPTDAEIDEMSEAELEAYLGSAPGQELDRRTRRDTDEGSADRPAWLRRSGADRGFGWLLIVCALIGLVACWELISSQLDLLRNPNAELICDVSPLVSCGDSLNVWQGNLLGVPNSFIGAIAFGALAAIGAVLLSGARLPRWIWWGLSAGCLGGIAFVIWFLTVSIMTFGKLCPFCMVIWSVTIPAAAHSWAWAAAGGHLGLRDNLALDLLKARWWVTAAMYLAVVLTIIIAFGSQLTRLFG encoded by the coding sequence ATGTCGCGCATGCCCACAGATGCCGAGATCGATGAGATGAGTGAGGCCGAGCTCGAGGCCTACCTGGGGTCCGCCCCCGGGCAGGAGCTCGACCGGCGCACCCGCCGCGACACGGACGAGGGATCGGCCGACCGGCCGGCCTGGCTGCGCCGTTCCGGGGCCGATCGGGGCTTCGGCTGGCTGCTCATCGTGTGCGCGCTCATCGGTCTTGTCGCCTGCTGGGAGCTCATCAGCTCCCAGCTCGACCTGCTGCGCAACCCGAACGCGGAGCTGATCTGCGACGTCAGCCCCCTGGTGTCCTGCGGCGACTCGCTCAACGTGTGGCAGGGCAACCTCCTGGGAGTGCCGAACTCCTTCATCGGGGCCATCGCCTTCGGCGCCCTGGCGGCGATCGGCGCGGTCCTGCTCAGTGGCGCGCGCCTGCCGCGCTGGATATGGTGGGGGCTGAGCGCCGGCTGCCTGGGCGGAATCGCCTTCGTCATCTGGTTCCTGACCGTCTCCATCATGACCTTCGGCAAGCTCTGCCCCTTCTGCATGGTCATCTGGTCCGTCACTATCCCGGCGGCCGCCCACTCCTGGGCCTGGGCCGCGGCCGGCGGCCACCTGGGGCTGCGCGACAACCTGGCGCTCGACCTGCTCAAGGCCCGCTGGTGGGTCACGGCTGCGATGTACCTGGCGGTGGTCCTCACCATCATCATCGCCTTCGGAAGTCAGTTGACAAGGTTGTTCGGGTGA
- a CDS encoding MarC family protein — MTTAVLVKALGAFFAIMNPFVNLPLFLSLTQDQDTATQRRTAVRTTISSTVMCAVVLLLGAAILRFFGIGVDDFRIAGGIVLLIISLSMLNGSGSSAHEGSKQEKKQRDAADGGNDVAFYPMTFPILVGPGTIATIIVIQSQARGIGGHAAVAAALAAVLVALGVVLYFSSSIGARLSMTMRTIMTRLMGMILASIAVQMIVVGIQHLFPGLVR; from the coding sequence ATGACTACTGCCGTACTGGTCAAGGCTCTGGGCGCCTTCTTCGCGATCATGAACCCCTTCGTCAACCTTCCGCTGTTCCTGAGCCTGACCCAGGACCAGGACACCGCGACCCAGCGGCGCACAGCAGTGCGCACGACGATCTCCTCCACCGTCATGTGCGCCGTCGTCCTGCTCCTGGGGGCGGCGATCCTCCGCTTCTTCGGCATCGGCGTCGACGATTTCCGGATCGCGGGCGGAATCGTGCTGCTCATCATCTCCCTGTCCATGCTCAACGGCAGCGGCTCCAGCGCCCACGAGGGGAGCAAGCAGGAGAAGAAGCAGCGCGATGCGGCCGACGGCGGGAACGACGTCGCCTTCTATCCCATGACCTTCCCCATCCTCGTAGGCCCCGGGACGATTGCGACCATCATCGTCATCCAGTCCCAGGCCCGGGGAATCGGCGGACATGCTGCCGTGGCGGCCGCGCTGGCGGCCGTCCTCGTGGCGCTCGGGGTCGTCCTCTACTTCTCCTCCAGCATCGGCGCGCGCCTGTCCATGACGATGCGCACCATCATGACCCGCCTCATGGGCATGATCCTGGCCTCGATCGCGGTGCAGATGATCGTCGTCGGGATCCAGCACCTCTTCCCCGGGCTGGTCCGTTGA
- the deoD gene encoding purine-nucleoside phosphorylase has translation MATPHIAAEAGDFAPAVLMPGDPRRAQRIAETLMDDARLVTDVREMLGFTGTVDGRPLSVMGSGMGQPSFTIYATELFSQFGVERIIRVGTAGGISPKVKVGDVIVATGAHTDSSMNQLRIPGVNFSAVADFGLARAAYEASLTEQAGVDGAVHLGTVISRDHFYFTPEGQTEALAAYGVLGVEMEAAALYGVAAEYGRQALAVLTVSDHLLDHSGDMSASERETRFAGSLCLAVAAAHS, from the coding sequence ATGGCCACCCCTCACATTGCCGCAGAAGCAGGCGACTTCGCCCCCGCCGTCCTCATGCCCGGTGACCCCAGGAGGGCCCAGCGCATCGCCGAGACCCTCATGGACGACGCCCGCCTGGTCACTGACGTGCGCGAGATGCTGGGCTTCACCGGAACCGTTGACGGCAGGCCGCTGAGCGTCATGGGCTCGGGTATGGGGCAGCCCTCCTTCACGATCTACGCCACTGAGCTGTTCAGCCAGTTCGGGGTGGAGCGGATCATCCGAGTGGGCACCGCCGGCGGCATCTCCCCGAAGGTCAAGGTCGGCGACGTCATCGTGGCCACCGGCGCCCACACGGACTCCTCCATGAACCAGCTGCGCATCCCGGGGGTGAACTTCTCCGCGGTCGCCGACTTCGGGCTCGCCCGGGCCGCCTACGAGGCCTCGCTGACCGAGCAGGCCGGGGTGGACGGAGCAGTCCACCTGGGTACGGTCATCTCGCGCGATCACTTCTACTTCACCCCCGAGGGCCAGACCGAGGCACTGGCCGCCTACGGGGTGCTGGGCGTGGAGATGGAGGCGGCCGCTCTCTACGGCGTCGCCGCCGAGTACGGCAGGCAGGCGCTGGCGGTCCTGACCGTCTCCGACCACCTGCTCGACCACTCCGGCGACATGAGCGCCTCCGAGCGCGAGACACGCTTCGCAGGCTCCCTGTGCCTGGCCGTGGCCGCCGCGCACAGCTGA
- a CDS encoding HAD hydrolase family protein, with protein sequence MTQTDVSPQALPRLVAFDLDDTLAPSKSAMPPAMATALRRLLDVVPVCIISGGQIGQFRDQVLAHLDADADELSRLHLMPTCGTRYYTYDPSQDGRGADAWKLVYANDLTPEQVRTGFEIVEAQARRLGLWEERTWGEILEDRGSQITFSALGQDAPLEAKRAWDPSGERKAALRDAVAPLLPELEVRSGGSTSVDITLKGVDKAYGMKRLAEVTGIALEEMLFVGDRMDPEGNDYPVKALGVPCQAVGGWQDTVTYVTSLASLIASQEHSGEDHAAQVSLGARL encoded by the coding sequence ATGACTCAGACTGATGTGAGCCCTCAGGCGCTGCCCCGTCTGGTGGCCTTCGACCTCGACGACACGCTGGCACCCTCGAAGTCGGCCATGCCACCGGCCATGGCCACGGCGCTGAGGCGGCTGCTCGACGTCGTCCCCGTCTGCATCATCTCCGGGGGACAGATAGGGCAGTTCCGCGACCAGGTCCTGGCCCACCTCGACGCCGACGCCGACGAGCTCTCCCGGCTCCACCTCATGCCCACCTGCGGCACGCGGTACTACACCTACGACCCCTCGCAGGACGGGCGGGGCGCCGACGCCTGGAAGCTGGTCTACGCCAACGACCTCACGCCCGAGCAGGTCCGCACCGGCTTCGAGATCGTCGAGGCCCAGGCCCGCCGGCTCGGCCTGTGGGAGGAGAGGACCTGGGGAGAGATCCTGGAGGACCGCGGCAGCCAGATCACCTTCTCCGCCCTGGGACAGGACGCCCCCCTGGAGGCCAAGCGCGCCTGGGACCCCTCGGGGGAGAGGAAGGCGGCTCTGCGCGACGCCGTCGCCCCGCTCCTGCCGGAGCTGGAGGTGCGTTCGGGCGGGTCCACGAGCGTGGACATCACCCTCAAGGGGGTGGACAAGGCCTACGGCATGAAGCGCCTGGCCGAGGTGACCGGTATCGCGCTGGAGGAGATGCTCTTCGTCGGCGACCGCATGGACCCCGAGGGCAACGACTACCCGGTCAAGGCCCTGGGCGTTCCCTGCCAGGCCGTGGGCGGGTGGCAGGACACCGTCACCTACGTCACCTCCTTGGCGAGCCTCATCGCCTCCCAGGAGCACAGCGGTGAGGACCACGCCGCCCAGGTCTCGCTGGGCGCCCGTCTCTGA
- a CDS encoding methionine/alanine import family NSS transporter small subunit, with the protein MTGTAVLIMLLAIVIIWGGLAVSITALISRGRREDRDARAEASARAREHMLHPEQAD; encoded by the coding sequence ATGACCGGAACCGCCGTACTCATCATGCTGCTCGCCATCGTCATCATCTGGGGCGGCCTGGCGGTGTCCATCACCGCGCTCATCTCGCGCGGACGCCGGGAGGACCGTGATGCCCGGGCGGAGGCCTCGGCGCGGGCCCGCGAGCACATGCTCCACCCCGAGCAGGCCGACTGA
- a CDS encoding histidine phosphatase family protein — MTDLILWRHGQTDYNLQGRIQGRVDIPLNDTGREQARRAADDIAALGPTRIVSSPLVRARATAEVLASLTGLSVEIEPGLAEKSFGDWEGLKAADIKKQWPEDYATWRAGGDLPQFRIEGRRQTAERVGQTLKAIAADSGKDDVVVVVSHGAATNLGATYLLGMDAQQWFGLRGMSNCCYAIMRTNKRPPGWSVVRWNAGPPVDPSPLGKILG, encoded by the coding sequence ATGACCGACCTCATCCTGTGGCGCCACGGCCAGACCGACTACAACCTCCAGGGGCGTATTCAGGGGCGGGTCGACATCCCCCTCAACGACACCGGCCGTGAGCAGGCCCGGCGAGCAGCCGACGACATCGCGGCACTCGGACCCACGCGGATCGTCTCCTCCCCGCTGGTGCGGGCGCGCGCCACCGCCGAGGTCCTGGCCTCACTGACCGGGCTGAGTGTCGAGATCGAGCCGGGGCTGGCGGAGAAGTCCTTCGGAGACTGGGAGGGCCTCAAGGCGGCCGACATCAAGAAGCAGTGGCCCGAGGACTACGCCACCTGGCGCGCCGGCGGAGACCTGCCTCAGTTCAGGATCGAGGGACGCCGTCAGACCGCGGAGAGGGTGGGGCAGACGCTCAAGGCCATCGCCGCCGACTCCGGGAAGGATGATGTCGTCGTGGTCGTCTCCCACGGTGCGGCCACCAACCTGGGGGCCACCTACCTGCTGGGCATGGACGCCCAGCAGTGGTTCGGACTGCGCGGCATGAGCAACTGCTGCTACGCGATCATGCGCACCAACAAGCGGCCTCCGGGCTGGTCGGTGGTGAGGTGGAACGCCGGACCGCCGGTGGACCCGAGTCCGCTGGGCAAGATCCTGGGCTGA